A window from Leuconostoc mesenteroides subsp. mesenteroides encodes these proteins:
- the truB gene encoding tRNA pseudouridine(55) synthase TruB, with translation MTENQIVDGLLVINKPRGMTSFDVVSQVRRIIGQKKVGHAGTLDPNVDGVLVVALGKATKLIDELQTRPKSYIGEITLGFSTETEDLDGRIVNQQDIVTPFSNQKIDQAIQQLNGEITQKPPMYSAVKVNGKRLYEYARNGETVERPVRKAVIHDFKRTSSIKFIDGKQIFNFEATVSKGTYIRTLAVDTGKTIAVPATMTALTRTMGSGFNISKAHDLDFLSTLAYEEVLKHVIPIKEVLKWPTKNLSESEWFAVKNGQKISSWPENNSYLQLYYQNKLKAVYHYDETEQLWRSRYVFDNQ, from the coding sequence ATGACAGAGAATCAGATAGTTGATGGTTTGTTAGTTATCAATAAGCCCCGTGGTATGACATCTTTTGATGTTGTCAGTCAAGTACGCCGTATTATTGGGCAAAAAAAGGTTGGTCATGCGGGGACTTTAGATCCCAATGTTGATGGTGTCCTAGTAGTTGCTTTAGGGAAAGCAACGAAATTGATTGATGAACTGCAAACACGGCCCAAAAGTTATATTGGTGAAATTACCTTAGGTTTTTCAACAGAAACAGAAGACCTTGATGGTAGGATTGTTAATCAACAGGATATCGTAACTCCTTTCTCAAACCAAAAAATTGATCAAGCGATACAGCAATTAAATGGTGAAATCACACAAAAACCACCTATGTACTCTGCTGTAAAAGTTAATGGTAAGCGTCTCTATGAGTATGCCCGAAATGGTGAGACTGTTGAACGTCCAGTTCGTAAAGCAGTAATCCATGACTTTAAACGGACGTCTAGTATTAAATTTATCGATGGTAAGCAGATATTCAATTTTGAAGCCACTGTTTCCAAAGGTACGTATATTCGTACTTTAGCTGTAGACACAGGTAAAACAATTGCTGTCCCGGCAACAATGACAGCATTAACTCGAACGATGGGAAGCGGCTTTAACATTTCTAAAGCCCACGACCTTGATTTTTTGTCCACATTAGCGTACGAAGAAGTATTAAAACATGTAATACCTATTAAAGAAGTATTGAAGTGGCCAACTAAAAATTTGAGTGAAAGTGAATGGTTTGCTGTAAAAAATGGTCAGAAAATTTCTAGTTGGCCCGAAAACAACAGTTATTTACAACTATACTATCAAAACAAACTGAAAGCAGTATATCACTATGATGAGACTGAGCAATTATGGCGTTCTCGTTATGTATTTGATAACCAATGA
- a CDS encoding aminotransferase class I/II-fold pyridoxal phosphate-dependent enzyme, with translation MTNPTQPFNSIVLDMAPDKLLDFQLKVRDIPDILRLTFGEPGFAVDERIKQATTDAITNDRSHYAESQGETDLRMAAVAYFNREYHLNYDGPENIIITQGVSEAINVTFQTLLNDNDGLLVPEPAYGPYFSSLDLAHGVRLSIDTTVNDFKLTPDMVEEAIQNATVPVKAILMNYPTNPTGVTYSRDEIVALAETFTKHNLWVISDEIYSVLTYDQEHVSFAEYIPERTIYINGLSKSHAMTGYRVGFILGQAETIAQLQKTHGALVFAVPTFVQDAALVALRDVTDTPIKMRDIYRQRRDKVLAQLQALGFDVVEPEGAFYLFAKLPADLGTDGDAFALRLAKEGKVAVIPGSAFSDTAQAYIRISYAASDEDLAEGMKRMTKYIEKVRS, from the coding sequence ATGACTAATCCAACTCAACCCTTCAATTCTATAGTATTGGATATGGCGCCTGACAAACTATTGGATTTTCAATTAAAAGTTCGTGATATTCCAGATATTTTACGGTTAACCTTTGGTGAGCCTGGTTTTGCTGTTGATGAACGTATCAAGCAAGCGACTACTGATGCGATTACAAACGATCGCTCCCACTACGCTGAAAGCCAAGGTGAAACAGATCTGAGAATGGCTGCTGTTGCGTATTTTAATCGTGAGTATCATTTAAATTATGATGGTCCAGAAAATATTATCATTACACAAGGTGTGAGTGAAGCCATAAACGTTACATTTCAAACTCTCTTGAATGATAACGATGGATTATTGGTACCAGAACCAGCCTACGGACCTTATTTTTCTTCTCTTGATTTGGCACATGGTGTGCGTTTGTCCATTGATACGACAGTAAACGATTTCAAACTAACACCTGACATGGTTGAAGAAGCCATCCAAAATGCGACAGTACCTGTTAAAGCGATTTTAATGAATTATCCAACGAATCCTACAGGAGTAACTTATTCACGTGATGAGATTGTTGCATTAGCTGAAACATTTACAAAGCATAATTTGTGGGTTATTTCGGACGAAATTTATTCCGTCCTGACCTACGATCAAGAACATGTATCTTTTGCTGAGTATATTCCTGAACGTACAATTTATATTAATGGTTTATCAAAATCTCATGCAATGACAGGCTACCGTGTAGGATTTATTTTAGGTCAAGCTGAAACAATTGCACAATTGCAAAAGACACATGGAGCGTTGGTTTTTGCTGTACCTACATTTGTTCAAGATGCAGCTTTGGTCGCTTTACGTGATGTCACTGATACACCAATAAAAATGCGTGATATTTATCGTCAACGTCGAGATAAGGTGTTAGCACAGTTGCAGGCATTAGGATTTGATGTGGTTGAGCCAGAAGGTGCGTTTTATTTATTTGCTAAATTACCTGCTGATTTAGGTACTGACGGTGATGCGTTTGCTTTACGGTTAGCAAAAGAAGGTAAAGTGGCGGTTATTCCTGGTTCGGCCTTCAGCGATACAGCACAAGCTTACATTCGTATTTCATACGCTGCATCCGATGAAGACTTGGCAGAAGGAATGAAACGAATGACAAAATATATTGAAAAGGTACGCAGCTAA
- the rbfA gene encoding 30S ribosome-binding factor RbfA: MANPQRAGRLAQEVQRDVTDLLLKRINDPRVKEVTVTSVELSGDLQIATIYYSILSDLASDAKKTQAGLEAASGLIRKELGSRLTVYKTPELKFVRDTSVQYGNHIEDLIRKLHTEN, encoded by the coding sequence ATGGCAAATCCACAACGTGCAGGTCGTCTCGCTCAAGAAGTACAACGTGATGTTACCGATTTATTACTTAAGCGTATTAATGATCCGCGAGTAAAAGAGGTTACAGTAACAAGCGTTGAATTGTCTGGTGACTTGCAGATAGCAACAATTTATTATTCCATTTTATCTGATTTGGCCAGTGATGCTAAGAAAACTCAAGCCGGCTTGGAAGCTGCCAGTGGATTAATTCGTAAAGAATTAGGTTCACGATTGACAGTTTACAAAACACCGGAATTGAAGTTTGTGCGTGATACGTCTGTTCAATATGGCAATCATATTGAGGACTTGATTCGCAAGCTGCATACTGAAAATTAA
- a CDS encoding PTS sugar transporter subunit IIA: MNFWKRLFGSEKKLSQLKSTGQINANRLVRNNDVPVLVAPVTGDLQKITDSHDEQFKTKTGVMLVPHGGNLMAPVSGIVSESTNDYLTLTDISEQTVIVTVVGTSNVVRLAQYGVGQQLHAGDVIGTTNQKVLSADHDALRIYVVWANQALPNIRYGSVYAGQNVWQVGELQNDRESDS; the protein is encoded by the coding sequence ATGAACTTCTGGAAACGACTTTTTGGTTCAGAAAAAAAGTTATCACAATTGAAGAGCACAGGTCAAATCAATGCAAATAGATTAGTGCGCAACAATGATGTACCTGTTTTAGTGGCACCAGTGACTGGGGATTTGCAAAAAATTACTGATAGTCACGATGAACAATTCAAAACTAAAACCGGCGTTATGTTAGTGCCACACGGTGGTAATTTAATGGCACCAGTTTCGGGAATTGTTAGTGAATCCACTAATGATTATTTGACGTTAACTGATATTTCAGAACAAACGGTAATTGTAACTGTCGTGGGCACATCAAATGTTGTACGGTTGGCTCAATATGGTGTGGGACAACAACTACATGCAGGTGATGTTATTGGAACGACGAATCAGAAGGTATTATCTGCTGATCATGATGCACTGCGTATTTATGTTGTTTGGGCTAACCAAGCTCTACCAAATATTCGGTATGGTTCCGTGTACGCAGGTCAAAATGTTTGGCAAGTAGGGGAATTGCAAAATGACAGAGAATCAGATAGTTGA
- the ribF gene encoding riboflavin biosynthesis protein RibF: protein MTMTELIRLHYPNLDIKKPVQQVVVMGFFDGVHRGHQAVLARAKAEAKKQRVPLAVLTYDPHPIVAFQTLKQPLRYLTPLAEKKSIMSQLGVDRVYVMQFTSKLAKLDGQQFVDEVIMQLNPVTVVAGFDHSYGAAGTYSDMTHLATYATNRFDVVVVSEFDDCNQKVSSSTIRSMLDQGNVDGAAQQLGRFHSTTGIVVHGEARGRELGFPTANIKTPEKEWLPGIGIYAVKIKIYDTWYIGMASIGRNVTFGDARPITVEINILDYQEEIYGEFVQIQWCHYLRGEEKFENTQLLINQLNEDARQTRHYFNTKV, encoded by the coding sequence ATGACTATGACAGAATTAATTCGTTTACATTATCCAAACTTAGATATTAAAAAGCCGGTTCAACAGGTCGTTGTAATGGGCTTTTTTGACGGTGTTCATCGCGGGCATCAAGCTGTTTTAGCTCGTGCGAAAGCAGAAGCTAAAAAACAGAGAGTGCCTTTAGCCGTGCTGACCTATGATCCACATCCAATCGTAGCTTTTCAGACGTTGAAGCAACCATTGCGTTATTTAACACCGCTAGCTGAAAAGAAGTCCATTATGAGTCAGCTTGGTGTTGATCGTGTTTACGTCATGCAGTTTACTTCTAAACTTGCCAAATTAGATGGTCAACAGTTTGTAGATGAGGTAATTATGCAACTGAACCCTGTTACGGTGGTAGCAGGGTTTGATCATTCATATGGTGCCGCTGGGACATATAGTGATATGACACATTTAGCGACATATGCAACTAATCGTTTTGACGTTGTTGTTGTGTCAGAATTTGATGACTGCAATCAAAAGGTTTCCTCTTCAACAATTCGATCTATGCTAGATCAGGGGAATGTAGATGGCGCCGCACAGCAACTTGGTCGCTTTCATTCGACAACAGGTATAGTTGTTCATGGCGAGGCTAGAGGTCGTGAATTAGGCTTCCCAACTGCTAATATAAAAACGCCGGAAAAAGAATGGTTGCCCGGCATTGGTATTTATGCCGTAAAAATAAAAATATATGATACTTGGTATATAGGAATGGCTAGCATCGGACGTAATGTCACGTTTGGTGATGCTCGTCCAATTACAGTTGAAATTAACATTCTAGATTATCAAGAAGAAATATATGGTGAATTTGTTCAAATACAATGGTGTCACTATTTGCGCGGTGAAGAAAAATTTGAAAATACTCAATTACTGATAAATCAACTGAATGAAGATGCAAGACAAACAAGGCATTATTTTAATACAAAAGTGTAA